In the Neofelis nebulosa isolate mNeoNeb1 chromosome 11, mNeoNeb1.pri, whole genome shotgun sequence genome, one interval contains:
- the CCDC116 gene encoding coiled-coil domain-containing protein 116, protein MTSCRHHSGYLADDEAGHTTYVARPPKKPLFLEMGQVSKLGHMPHPPSRYTLTDSSGLRGHQQNPRDPRPFGNFLDFLVKGQVLDSLQTVVEEATERMTTMKTEAGVPLVEVQDPIEIPRGRRRVRAQPSLSTMHRHCVRPSLCTGCPNNYPSCSSSMSDSHNSLTAGWLGSHSQDSDLGTHGMGSLPPMRDKLLLEKNLKRLLKLENRGKGLDQSCFQRDSLLWDSLDSHASSQWTQEPPLSWFSGQLGSSSGTPQTSELGPGEQELICLKQEFNKEIKSLLCQPASFDLPGYCSFREPHRTLDFLAEHQLFPALQSVVSQAVDKLRGARRHDGCPLFPSEWEPATEPNSDSMPGSKLATPTDEEEPYDMLPTRTSSPKMARRKSTKGRGQAKPKEGGSPMSSAQVATRLRLKSPSYKFMKKKPLPSISSKSTISHLSNPLYQELINYLVEQVVSLLICKYKFEKNLSKQLGFISFPVTETLVDLLLGFKKVKGSQICLSSKINWSCLLRRLEEAEWARQLSRQASQHDSHRGTAHRSTAHQGALRSNTESPSTLPELSTQKNQEEDTEPTLHSELLDPQLLPAQEDTTLEEKEPKSQEEPRPFMFTGTDRGSDLCQEVVDMDSQGDEEEEDEDKNNDFFGDKGKPQSSPESQVEPDVSSDSRDVGHSHAP, encoded by the exons ATGACCAGTTGCCGCCATCACTCAGGATACTTGGCAGACGATGAGGCCGGCCACACCACTTACGTGGCCCGG CCGCCTAAGAAGCCACTGTTCCTGGAAATGGGACAAGTCTCCAAGCTGGGCCACATGCCACACCCACCATCGAGGTACACTCTCACAGACAGTTCAGGGCTCCGTGGCCACCAACAAAACCCAAGGGACCCTCGGCCCTTCGGTAACTTCCTGGATTTCCTTGTCAAAGGCCAGGTGCTGGACAGCCTACAGACGGTGGTGGAGGAGGCCACTGAGCGCATGACCACCATGAAGACAGAGGCTGGAGTGCCACTGGTGGAGGTGCAGGACCCAATAGAGATACCAAGGGGTAGGCGGCGGGTACGTGCCCAGCCTAGCCTCAGTACCATGCACCGGCACTGTGTCCGGCCCAGCCTCTGCACTGGATGTCCCAACAACTACCCATCCTGCTCTAGCTCCATGTCTGACTCCCATAACAGCCTCACAGCTGGCTGGCTGGGATCCCACAGCCAGGACAGTGACCTGGGCACCCATGGCATGGGCTCACTGCCACCCATGAGGGACAAACTTTTGCTGGAGAAGAACCTCAAACGGCTGCTGAAGCTGGAGAACAGAGGG aAAGGCCTGGATCAGTCCTGCTTCCAGAGGGATTCCCTGCTGTGGGATTCACTGGACAGCCATGCCAGCAGCCAGTGGACCCAGGAGCCGCCTCTGTCCTGGTTCTCAGGCCAGCTGGGCTCAAGCTCAGGCACACCTCAAACATCAGAGCTGGGCCCTGGAGAACAGGAACTGATCTGCCTCAAGCAAGAGTTTAATAAGGAGATCAAGTCATTGTTGTGCCAGCCAGCATCCTTTGACCTGCCTGGCTACTGTTCATTCCGTGAGCCCCATCGGACTCTGGACTTTCTGGCTGAGCACCAGCTCTTCCCTGCCCTGCAGAGTGTGGTCAGCCAGGCTGTGGACAAGCTCCGTGGTGCCCGCCGCCATGATGGCTGCCCTCTCTTCCCATCAGAATGGGAGCCCGCAACAGAGCCCAACTCTGACTCCATGCCAGGCTCCAAGCTAGCCACACCCACTGATGAGGAGGAGCCCTATGATATGCTACCCACCAGAACCTCCAGCCCCAAGATGGCTCGCAGAAAGAGCACCAAGGGCAGAGGACAGGCCAAGCCCAAGGAAGGTGGTTCCCCCATGTCCAGTGCCCAAGTGGCCACCAGACTCAGGCTCAAG AGCCCCAGTTACAAGTTCATGAAGAAGAAGCCACTGCCCTCCATCTCATCCAAGTCCACCATATCCCACCTCTCCAACCCCTTGTACCAGGAGCTCATCAACTACTTGGTGGAGCAGGTCGTGTCCTTGCTCATCTGCAAGTACAAATTCGAGAAGAACCTTTCCAAGCAGCTAGGCTTCATCTCCTTCCCTGTCACCGAGACGCTCGTGGACCTCCTCCTGGGCTTCAAGAAAGTGAAGGGCTCCCAAATCTGCCTGTCCTCAAAGATCAACTGGAGCTGCCTGTTGCGcaggctggaggaggcagagTGGGCCCGACAGCTGTCTAGACAAGCGTCCCAGCACGACTCCCACCGCGGCACCGCCCACCGCAGCACTGCCCACCAGGGGGCGCTCCGGAGCAACACGGAGTCCCCCTCCACGCTGCCTGAGCTGTCCACCCAAAAGAATCAGGAGGAGGACACAGAGCCCACTCTCCACAGTGAGTTGCTGGACCCTCAGCTCCTCCCAGCTCAGGAGGATACTACACTCGAGGAGAAGGAGCCCAAGAGCCAGGAGGAGCCCAGGCCCTTCATGTTCACTGGCACAGACAGGGGCTCTGATCTGTGTCAGGAAGTTGTAGACATGGACAGTCAAGgtgatgaggaggaagaggacgagGACAAGAATAATGACTTCTTTGGGGACAAGGGCAAACCCCAGAGCTCTCCCGAGTCTCAAGTGGAGCCCGATGTCAGCAGTGACTCCAGAGATGTGGGCCACAGTCATGCTCCGTGA
- the YDJC gene encoding carbohydrate deacetylase isoform X1, translating into MAGPRVRLVVTADDFGYCPRRDEGIVEAFLAGAVTSVSLLVNGAAAESAADLARRHKIPTGLHANLSEGRPVGPARLGDSSLLSPEGFFLGKMGFREAVTTGGVALPQVREELEAQLIRFRELLGGDPTHVDGHQHVHVLPGVCQVFAEVLQANGVRFTRLPVERGVGDRAWLEAPARAFACSVERDALAAVAPFSRYGLRWTDAFVGLSTCGRHMSVHRVSGALARALEGIPTGHTLTAELMAHPGYPSVPPAGGCGKGPDAFSCSWERLHELRVLTAPTLRAQLAQDGVQLCALHDLDSKRPGEATLKTFLERSPP; encoded by the exons ATGGCTGGACCGCGCGTGCGCCTCGTGGTCACCGCAGATGACTTTGGTTACTGCCCGCGGCGCGATGAGGGCATCGTAGAGGCCTTCCTGGCAGGAGCTGTGACCAGCGTGTCCCTGCTGGTCAACGGCGCAGCTGCGGAGAGCGCAGCGGATCTGGCCCGCAG GCACAAAATCCCCACGGGCCTTCACGCCAACCTGTCCGAGGGCCGCCCCGTGGGCCCCGCCCGCCTAGGCGACTCGTCGCTGCTCAGCCCCGAAGGCTTCTTCCTCGGCAAGATGGGATTCCGGGAGGCGGTGACGACCGGAGGCGTAGCTTTGCCCCAG GTGCGGGAAGAGCTGGAGGCCCAGCTGATACGCTTCCGAGAATTACTGGGCGGGGACCCCACTCACGTGGACGGGCACCAGCACGTGCACGTGCTCCCAG GCGTGTGCCAGGTGTTCGCAGAGGTGCTGCAGGCCAATGGGGTGCGCTTCACAAGGCTGCCGGTGGAACGTGGGGTGGGCGACCGCGCGTGGCTCGAGGCCCCCGCGCGTGCCTTCGCCTGCTCGGTGGAGCGCGACGCCCTGGCCGCCGTGGCCCCCTTCTCCCGCTACGGCCTACG GTGGACGGATGCCTTCGTGGGCCTGAGCACCTGCGGCCGGCACATGTCTGTTCATCGTGTATCAGGAGCACTAGCACGGGCCCTGGAAGGCATACCCACGGGCCATACCCTGACAGCTGAGCTGATGGCACACCCTGGCTACCCCAGTGTGCCTCCTGCCGGCGGCTGTGGTAAGGGTCCCGATGCCTTTTCCTGCTCATGGGAGCGGCTGCATGAGCTGCGTGTCCTCACCGCACCCACACTGCGGGCCCAGCTTGCACAGGACGGAGTACAGCTCTGCGCTCTCCACGACCTAGATTCCAAGAGGCCTGGGGAAGCCACTCTGAAAACCTTCCTGGAGCGCTCCCCGCCATGA
- the YDJC gene encoding carbohydrate deacetylase isoform X2, translated as MAGPRVRLVVTADDFGYCPRRDEGIVEAFLAGAVTSVSLLVNGAAAESAADLARRHKIPTGLHANLSEGRPVGPARLGDSSLLSPEGFFLGKMGFREAVTTGGVALPQVREELEAQLIRFRELLGGDPTHVDGHQHVHVLPGGRMPSWA; from the exons ATGGCTGGACCGCGCGTGCGCCTCGTGGTCACCGCAGATGACTTTGGTTACTGCCCGCGGCGCGATGAGGGCATCGTAGAGGCCTTCCTGGCAGGAGCTGTGACCAGCGTGTCCCTGCTGGTCAACGGCGCAGCTGCGGAGAGCGCAGCGGATCTGGCCCGCAG GCACAAAATCCCCACGGGCCTTCACGCCAACCTGTCCGAGGGCCGCCCCGTGGGCCCCGCCCGCCTAGGCGACTCGTCGCTGCTCAGCCCCGAAGGCTTCTTCCTCGGCAAGATGGGATTCCGGGAGGCGGTGACGACCGGAGGCGTAGCTTTGCCCCAG GTGCGGGAAGAGCTGGAGGCCCAGCTGATACGCTTCCGAGAATTACTGGGCGGGGACCCCACTCACGTGGACGGGCACCAGCACGTGCACGTGCTCCCAG GTGGACGGATGCCTTCGTGGGCCTGA